Proteins found in one Tsukamurella paurometabola DSM 20162 genomic segment:
- the thiO gene encoding glycine oxidase ThiO, whose amino-acid sequence MRVKSNVSVVGAGIVGLTVAWSLARAGAAVTVYDPEPGSGASWVAGGMLAPYSEAWPGEERLLALGAESLALWDDFAAALQPYADGTLITARGTVWLATDDGDAADLATIAAAVGDEDVFEAIRPSAAIRAIPGAAPRIRAAAQAPSELAVDNRLVHRALLTVGAAAGVTVRTETVNAPSQLPGDAVIVCAGAASADLLPDCGVRSVKGEVVRLRRGPTCLPPPTVTVRARVHGRPAYVVPRADGVVVGATQYENDRDLAPRVGPVVDLLEDAFSVLPFLREYELIEVTAGLRPTRPDNLPLIGPVDGRVFAATGHGRNGILLAPITGARAVDMVLNQEVHAWS is encoded by the coding sequence GTGCGAGTGAAAAGCAATGTCTCCGTGGTGGGTGCGGGCATCGTCGGGCTGACGGTGGCCTGGTCGCTGGCCCGCGCCGGCGCGGCGGTCACCGTGTACGACCCCGAGCCGGGGTCCGGCGCCTCCTGGGTGGCGGGCGGCATGCTCGCGCCCTACTCCGAGGCCTGGCCCGGAGAGGAGCGCCTGCTCGCGCTCGGTGCCGAATCTCTCGCATTGTGGGACGACTTCGCAGCCGCCCTGCAGCCTTACGCCGACGGCACCCTGATCACCGCCCGCGGCACCGTCTGGCTCGCCACCGACGACGGCGACGCCGCGGATCTCGCCACCATCGCCGCGGCGGTCGGCGACGAGGACGTGTTCGAAGCGATTCGTCCCTCCGCGGCCATCCGCGCGATTCCCGGTGCCGCGCCGCGGATCCGAGCCGCCGCACAGGCACCGTCGGAGCTCGCCGTCGACAATCGGCTGGTACACCGGGCCCTGCTCACCGTGGGCGCCGCAGCCGGGGTGACGGTGCGAACCGAAACGGTGAACGCACCGTCACAGCTACCGGGTGACGCCGTGATCGTCTGTGCGGGCGCGGCTTCCGCCGACCTCCTGCCGGACTGTGGAGTGCGGTCGGTGAAGGGCGAGGTGGTCCGGTTGCGGCGCGGGCCCACCTGCTTGCCGCCGCCGACGGTGACCGTCCGCGCCCGGGTGCACGGCAGGCCCGCCTACGTGGTGCCGCGCGCCGACGGGGTGGTGGTGGGTGCCACCCAGTACGAGAACGACCGTGATCTGGCGCCTCGTGTGGGACCCGTCGTCGACTTGCTCGAGGATGCCTTCTCCGTACTGCCGTTCCTGCGCGAGTACGAGCTGATCGAGGTGACCGCTGGCCTGCGTCCGACGAGGCCGGACAATCTGCCGCTCATCGGGCCTGTGGACGGGCGGGTGTTCGCGGCCACTGGTCACGGCCGCAACGGGATCCTGCTGGCGCCGATCACCGGCGCTCGGGCGGTGGATATGGTGCTGAATCAGGAGGTGCACGCGTGGAGTTGA
- the thiE gene encoding thiamine phosphate synthase has product MVSPRDRLDSARLYLCTDARRERGDLAEFVAAALRGGVDIVQLRDKGSAGEREYGPLEAKQEIELVSQLREIAHAHDALVAVNDRADIAFAARADVLHLGQDDLPVAVARRIVGDEVVIGRSTHDADQATAAATETGVDYFCTGPCWPTPTKPGRTAPGLDLVRATATAAPARKWFAIGGIDLDRVPEVSAAGADAIVVVRAITAAADPEAAARALRAAVSG; this is encoded by the coding sequence ATGGTCTCCCCGCGCGATCGCCTCGACTCGGCCCGTCTGTACCTGTGCACCGACGCCCGCCGCGAGCGCGGCGATCTGGCGGAGTTCGTCGCGGCCGCCCTGCGCGGCGGCGTCGACATCGTGCAGCTGCGGGACAAGGGCTCGGCGGGCGAACGCGAGTACGGCCCGTTGGAGGCGAAGCAGGAGATCGAACTGGTGTCGCAGTTGCGGGAGATCGCACACGCGCACGACGCCCTCGTAGCGGTCAACGACCGCGCCGACATCGCATTCGCGGCGCGCGCCGATGTCCTGCATCTCGGACAAGACGATCTGCCGGTCGCGGTGGCCCGGCGGATCGTGGGCGACGAGGTGGTGATCGGACGCTCCACCCACGATGCGGATCAAGCCACCGCCGCGGCGACGGAGACCGGCGTGGACTATTTCTGCACGGGACCGTGCTGGCCCACACCCACGAAACCCGGCCGCACGGCACCCGGCCTCGACCTGGTGCGAGCCACCGCGACTGCGGCGCCCGCACGCAAGTGGTTCGCCATCGGCGGTATCGATCTCGACCGCGTGCCCGAGGTGAGCGCCGCGGGCGCGGACGCGATCGTGGTGGTCCGGGCGATCACCGCGGCGGCCGACCCCGAAGCCGCAGCGCGCGCTCTGCGCGCCGCGGTCAGCGGGTGA
- a CDS encoding winged helix-turn-helix transcriptional regulator: protein MSHSTTVTARGVAHQTVSAQGPEGPVRDGVAPDDLVPDGRGNQRQPSPDCPVEVALAAISGKWTTLVLRELSRADLTYGELKSALPTVSDKILADRLHALTGRGLVERRVRRGFPNRTRYLLTDAGRAVRPLLVQLHATGTELQRLTR from the coding sequence GTGAGCCATTCCACCACCGTGACAGCCCGCGGAGTAGCTCACCAAACGGTGAGTGCGCAGGGCCCCGAGGGCCCGGTGCGCGATGGAGTGGCGCCCGATGACCTGGTGCCCGACGGGCGGGGCAACCAGCGCCAACCCTCGCCGGACTGCCCGGTCGAGGTGGCGCTGGCGGCGATCTCCGGCAAGTGGACGACGCTGGTGCTCCGCGAACTGAGCCGCGCCGATCTCACCTACGGCGAACTGAAATCGGCCCTGCCGACCGTATCCGACAAGATCCTCGCCGATCGTCTCCATGCGCTGACGGGGCGCGGGCTCGTCGAACGCCGGGTCCGCCGTGGCTTTCCGAACCGGACCCGGTACCTCCTGACCGACGCGGGACGGGCGGTGCGTCCCCTGCTGGTCCAGCTGCACGCCACCGGCACCGAATTACAACGACTCACCCGCTGA
- a CDS encoding YybH family protein, producing the protein MAHDPHDIRLTTDAARHPDAFATAFNSGDPDMLESVYEPEAPLITREGLALRGAARRDTNARLQALGVPIQVTVRQVHEYADELALLIVDWIIRGESPATGALVDVTGTATDVIRRGPDGLWRYVIDNPFGVAAGL; encoded by the coding sequence ATGGCTCACGACCCCCACGATATCCGCCTGACCACCGATGCTGCACGGCACCCGGACGCCTTCGCGACGGCCTTCAACTCGGGCGATCCCGACATGCTGGAGTCCGTGTACGAACCCGAGGCGCCTCTCATCACGCGTGAGGGGCTCGCACTGCGCGGCGCGGCCCGTCGCGACACCAATGCCCGGCTTCAGGCACTCGGTGTCCCCATCCAGGTCACGGTGCGACAGGTGCACGAGTACGCGGACGAACTGGCGCTGCTGATCGTCGATTGGATCATCCGGGGCGAGTCTCCGGCCACCGGGGCGCTGGTCGATGTCACGGGCACCGCGACCGATGTGATCCGCCGCGGCCCCGACGGCTTGTGGCGCTACGTGATCGACAATCCGTTCGGAGTGGCCGCGGGCCTGTGA
- a CDS encoding NUDIX hydrolase — MLGDGNGWVRDPDGSRYWGRFGAAGLLALSPDESKVLLQHRAWWSHQGGTWALPGGARDSHESAADAALREAFEETGLPPTSLEVLTEVVTARSESGWTYTTVLARLVEPRDLVPNEESTALEWVHLGAVPDRRLHPAFAQSWPGLQVEVQALSER, encoded by the coding sequence ATGTTGGGTGACGGGAACGGCTGGGTCCGCGACCCGGACGGTTCCCGCTACTGGGGCCGGTTCGGGGCCGCGGGTCTACTGGCGTTGTCGCCGGACGAGTCGAAGGTGTTACTGCAGCACCGGGCGTGGTGGAGTCACCAGGGCGGTACCTGGGCACTGCCCGGGGGTGCCAGGGATTCGCACGAGTCCGCGGCCGACGCCGCGCTCCGCGAGGCGTTCGAGGAGACGGGGCTGCCGCCCACCTCGTTGGAAGTGCTCACCGAGGTGGTCACTGCACGGTCGGAATCGGGCTGGACCTATACGACGGTGCTGGCCCGGCTCGTCGAACCGCGCGACCTCGTGCCGAACGAGGAGTCCACGGCGCTGGAATGGGTACACCTCGGCGCGGTCCCGGACCGCCGGCTGCATCCGGCGTTCGCGCAGAGCTGGCCCGGCTTGCAGGTCGAGGTGCAGGCGCTCAGCGAGCGCTGA